The segment GGCCGGGACGACCCATCGGAGGCCTTCCTCCGCTTTGTGGACGCATGTGACAGTCCTCCTTGTCTCTTGGTTCCAACTCTCATTGTATCGAATGGGTTTTCCTGTAGCAAACGGAAGAGGCCAATTGTTGGCGGACTGCCACATCTTGTTCACCAGTCTGTCGCACGGGGAGCGGAACTGTGTTAAAATGTGCAGAGAATCAGTCACGAATACGTGACGATGAGGTTAGCGGAGGCGATGAGCTGTGAGCCTGCCCCAGATTGTGATCGGGATCCCGCTGTTCGGGTTTCTGGGTTTCGGGATATCTTTTATATTAAACATGATCCTGAAGACCACATGGTTGCCTTTCATCCTGTACCTGGGTCTCCTCGGATATTATCTGTTCACCTTCCATCTGAAGGGCGGAGATTATCTGATGCTGACCGTGGGTCTGCTCGGCATCCTCGGCGGAGGCTTGACGATCCAGTATCTGAGGAAAAAAGGTTATCGCATGTTTTAGGGCGTGGCAGGTAATTCAATTTTCTGTGGAATGTGAGACGTTGTGAGAGTAACAGAGGGAGGGTTGGATTTCACATGGAGTGATTTTGGATCGTCAGAACAACGAAAACGACATGTGAAACCCAATCCCGACCGGCTCGGCCCAGAGATTTATCAGACACACCCTAGAAGCGTTGTGAAAAAGTCGTCATACCCATAGGGCACAAGTCTCGCCAAGGTCACTTCGTTCCCGGTCTCGCTATGCACGGAGGGTTGGGTTTCACATGGAATGACTTTGGCTCGGAAGAACAACGGAATGGAATGTGAAACCCAATCCCGACCGCCTTCAAACACAGTAAATCACAATGCTTCTAGTGTTGAAAACCAAAAAACCGCCTTCCCCCGGGGAACGGCGGTTTTTTGGTTTGTTGGACGGACTCATACATCGATGCGGGTTTCGCCGGGGAATACTTTAAAGTGGGTGGTCAGGGTCCGGCGGGTCGAAGAGATCCGGGTACAAGATGTGGGCCAAGTGTTCGATTCCGGTCAAGATGCGATGGGAGGGGCGGCAGTACCATCCTTCTTCAAGAATGTGGACCCGGTCTTCCCGGGCAAAGGGGAGTCCCTGCCACTCCCGCCGACCGGTGATCTTCTCTTTACGGACCCGCTCGATGGGGACGCCGGT is part of the Kroppenstedtia eburnea genome and harbors:
- a CDS encoding YuiB family protein, which codes for MSLPQIVIGIPLFGFLGFGISFILNMILKTTWLPFILYLGLLGYYLFTFHLKGGDYLMLTVGLLGILGGGLTIQYLRKKGYRMF